From Paenibacillus sp. PvR098:
TTTTAATCTTGACGCATTCAGCTTTCCTTTTTGCGGTTTTTCGGTGATACGGTAGCCGTAACTGTCAATACGGTGCATAAGTGGAGCAACGGTAACCGCGAGCTGCTCGTCTTCAAATATGAGAAACGGTTCCGTTTCCTGAAATTCTATGATTTCGGTCTGATAACCCAGATGAGAATCGCTCACCCTCAGCGACGTTTCAATAAATTCCTTTATTCCTTTAGGGCCGTAAATGGTAAAAGGAGTCTCCCCTCCTTGATAGGAACGACTTGACATCAGACCGGGTAGACCATAAATATGATCGCCATGCAGATGCGTAACAAACAGCTTTTCCAGCTTGCTAATTTTGACCGGGGCCCTCAGCACCTGATGCTGTGTTCCTTCACCGCAATCAAACATCCAATAAACGTTTCTCTCCGCCAGCAGATTTAGCATGACGGAGGTAACATTGCGTTCTTTGGAAGGCATCCCAGCGCCCGTTCCCAAAAAATATAACTCCACACTCCATCGACTCCCGTTATGTTAAGTCCAATTAGTGAAAAGAGTGGAGCAAGAATGCTCCACTCTTCATAGCATGCCCCAAACCGGATTTAGGCGTTAAAATATCTTGCTCCGGGATGCGCAAACACGATGGCGGACACAGAAGCCTCCGGCTCCATCATGCTGCCCTCGGTCAGATGAACACCAATATCCTCAGGCTTCATCAAAGCGAAAAGCTGCTGCTGGTCGTCCAGGTTCGGACACGCAGGGTACCCGAACGAAAACCGCTGACCACGATATTTGGCGCCAAAACGCTCCTGCATCGTCATCTCTGTTGGATCCGGGAAGCCCCAAACGTCACGCATCATTTGATGAATACGTTCCGCGAAGGCTTCCGCTGTTTCCAGAGCGGCTGCTTGAAGCGCATGCGAGCGCAAATAATCACCTTTTTCACGCCATGCTGCCGCCAATTCGCTGATCCCATGGCCGGCTGTAACAACAAGGAAGCCGACGTAGTCCATTTCGCCGCTGTCCACTGGCTTTAAGAAATCAGCAAGACAGAGATACGGTTCTTTATCCTGCCGCGGGAAGCTAAATTTCTGAAGTACCTTTGTATGATCTTCATGATCGTACACCAGCACATCATCGCCGTCGGCCTGCGCAGGGAAGAAGCGGTACATCCCGTGGGCTTTAATAATTCCCTCGCGCTGCGCTTCGGATAAAATCTGATCGACCGTTTCCTTCAATTGAAGAGCCTTTGGATCCTTCTCTGCCAGCAGATGATCAACTTTTCCTTTCAAGCCTAGATGGTGTCCGAGCAGCATTTGCATGTTGATGTAAGGCATCAAATGGCTCATCGGGTAATCGCGGAGCACGCGGCGTTCCAAATCCGGAGGATGCTGTACCGGCACTGTCCTGTCTACCGTGGATACCTTCACACGAGTCAGGTCAGGCATCTGCTCAACCTTACGCCCGGATTCCTTCACATCCGAATCCATGCTTTCTCTCAGTTCACGAACCAATTGCTCCTTCTGTTTCGGATCGCTGAGCTTGTTCGCGATATCTAAGCCATCCATTGCGTCCTTGGCATAGAGCACAAGGCCGTCGTATTCCGGAGCAATCCGTGTCTTTGTAAATTTCCTTGTCAGAGCCGCGCCACCCACAAGAATAGGAACATCAATACCCGCATTCTTCAAGTCTTGAGCGGTAATGATCATTTGCTGTGCTGATTTAACGAGCAACCCCGATAAACCGATTGCATCAGCCTTCTCTTTACGGTACGCTTCAATCAGCTGCTCCGGTGGTACTTTGATGCCTAAGTTAATGATCTTGTAGCCGTTATTGGACAAAATGATTTCGACCAGGTTTTTACCGATATCATGCACATCGCCTTTTACCGTTGCCAAAATGATTTTTCCCTTGACGGCACTGTCCGCCCTTTCCATGAACTGCTCCAAGTGAGAGACAGATGCTTTCATGACTTCAGCACTTTGCAGCACCTCGGCTACGATGAGCTCGTTGTTGTTAAATAAACGGCCTACCTCTTCCATTCCTTTCATCAGAGGACCGTTAATAATTTCAAGCGGCGGATATTTTTTTAGCGCCTCATCCAAATCTGGAATCAGGCCTTCTTTCGTGCCCTCCACGACATACGAAGCCAAGCGCTCCTCCAAGGTCAAATTCGAAATTTTTTCTTTCTTCTCAACCTTCTTGGTGCGGAAATGCGCAACGAACTCGGCCAACGTATCATCATTCGTATCATAGATGAGGTTCTCCGCCAATCTCCGCTCTTCTTCAGGAATGGATGCATACCGTTCCAGCTTCTCCGTATTGACGATCGCGTAATCTAGACCCGCCTTCGTACAATGGTACAAAAAGACGGCGTTGAGCACTTCACGTCCAGCCTCAGGCAGACCAAATGAAACGTT
This genomic window contains:
- the rnz gene encoding ribonuclease Z produces the protein MELYFLGTGAGMPSKERNVTSVMLNLLAERNVYWMFDCGEGTQHQVLRAPVKISKLEKLFVTHLHGDHIYGLPGLMSSRSYQGGETPFTIYGPKGIKEFIETSLRVSDSHLGYQTEIIEFQETEPFLIFEDEQLAVTVAPLMHRIDSYGYRITEKPQKGKLNASRLKELGLSSGPLFGRIKNGENIVLPDGTELQAQEFIGPSIPGRTVTILGDTQPCEHAVKLAENADVLVHEATFAEQRKEMAVRYDHSTAIDAARTAKEAGAKALILTHISSRYQGELVEQLVAEARSLHEETHLAHDHFRFEIPVAGR
- the metH gene encoding methionine synthase, whose protein sequence is MNKSSLQEQLQKKIMILDGAMGTMIQQENLTEEDFGGEDLDGCNEILVLTRPDVIRKIHEAYFAAGADMVETNTFGATSVVLAEYELQDRAREINLVAAKLAIEAANKYSTPEWPRYVVGAMGPTTKTLSVTGGVTFDDLIDSYYEQALALMEAGVDALLLETSQDTLNVKAGSIGIRKAFDMLGKKLPLMISGTIEPMGTTLAGQNIESFYISLEHLEPVSVGLNCATGPEFMRDHIRTLADIAGTAVSCYPNAGLPDENGNYHESPETLAKKMAGFAEQGWLNIAGGCCGTTPDHIRAMAETLSSYKPRGHRGVHPPAVSGIETVYIEDANRPYMVGERTNVLGSRKFKRLIAEGKYEEASEIARAQVKGGAHVIDVCLQDPDRDEMADMEKFLELVVKKVKVPLMLDSTDYRVIELSLKYSQGKAIINSINLEDGEEKFEQVVPLIHKYGAAAVVGTIDERGQAITAKDKLEVAQRSYDLLVNKYGMNPNDIIFDPLVFPVGTGDQQYIGSAKETIDGIRMIKEAMPDTETILGLSNVSFGLPEAGREVLNAVFLYHCTKAGLDYAIVNTEKLERYASIPEEERRLAENLIYDTNDDTLAEFVAHFRTKKVEKKEKISNLTLEERLASYVVEGTKEGLIPDLDEALKKYPPLEIINGPLMKGMEEVGRLFNNNELIVAEVLQSAEVMKASVSHLEQFMERADSAVKGKIILATVKGDVHDIGKNLVEIILSNNGYKIINLGIKVPPEQLIEAYRKEKADAIGLSGLLVKSAQQMIITAQDLKNAGIDVPILVGGAALTRKFTKTRIAPEYDGLVLYAKDAMDGLDIANKLSDPKQKEQLVRELRESMDSDVKESGRKVEQMPDLTRVKVSTVDRTVPVQHPPDLERRVLRDYPMSHLMPYINMQMLLGHHLGLKGKVDHLLAEKDPKALQLKETVDQILSEAQREGIIKAHGMYRFFPAQADGDDVLVYDHEDHTKVLQKFSFPRQDKEPYLCLADFLKPVDSGEMDYVGFLVVTAGHGISELAAAWREKGDYLRSHALQAAALETAEAFAERIHQMMRDVWGFPDPTEMTMQERFGAKYRGQRFSFGYPACPNLDDQQQLFALMKPEDIGVHLTEGSMMEPEASVSAIVFAHPGARYFNA